In Ruminiclostridium papyrosolvens DSM 2782, the following proteins share a genomic window:
- a CDS encoding SOS response-associated peptidase has protein sequence MCGRYAIFTEEENQDLRNIVNDINERLKGKAATMKTGEIFPTDTVPVITDISSNGKKSTDLFKWGFPNFKQSGGVIINARSETVHEKPTFRNLLQSGRCIIPASGFYEWRKADGKKEKYFIRSASGNVIYMAGLYNRFIDNIGDVNNRFVILTTDANEQMSYVHGRMPVILRPEDSSVWLDCKSNYLMVSKLFKPYGESILLDKIG, from the coding sequence ATGTGTGGAAGATATGCTATTTTTACAGAGGAAGAAAATCAGGATTTAAGAAATATAGTTAATGATATTAATGAAAGACTTAAGGGAAAAGCTGCAACAATGAAAACAGGTGAGATTTTTCCCACTGATACCGTTCCTGTTATAACTGATATTTCTTCTAATGGCAAAAAATCAACTGATTTATTTAAGTGGGGGTTTCCCAATTTCAAGCAGTCCGGCGGGGTTATTATAAATGCCAGAAGTGAAACCGTTCATGAAAAACCCACCTTTAGAAACCTTCTGCAATCAGGACGATGCATTATTCCTGCAAGCGGCTTTTATGAATGGAGAAAAGCTGACGGTAAAAAAGAAAAGTATTTTATTCGCTCAGCATCAGGTAATGTAATATACATGGCCGGACTGTACAATAGGTTCATTGATAACATTGGAGATGTTAATAACAGATTTGTTATCCTTACTACCGATGCAAACGAGCAAATGTCATATGTACACGGCAGGATGCCCGTAATTTTAAGGCCGGAGGATTCTTCTGTATGGCTTGACTGCAAGAGTAACTATTTAATGGTTTCAAAGCTTTTTAAACCTTATGGTGAAAGTATTTTGTTAGATAAAATTGGATAA
- a CDS encoding leucine-rich repeat domain-containing protein, with amino-acid sequence MKAIFKKVISKWWISAIIVMLLLIGSSICPDTANAASTTIQTGGTDGTWVYTLSNGYATNVYCTTSTLRGTVTVPTTVAGYTVISVGGASSSYPVISNSTAKANVSGIVIPSTVKTINSSAFYKLSALNYVSLGNTVTSIGSSAFYQCTGITSVDIPSTVTSIGSSAFYGCTNLSYINLPSTVNTIGNNAFYNCSRITSISIPNSVTSLGSYAFYGCSGITSKIVIPSTIKVINSYIFYGCSQIRSVTLPDSITSIGSYAFTNCTSLTTITIPSLVTSIGSYAFTNCTGLTTITIPSSVTSIGSYVFNGCTSLQSVEFNGTSTALNSYIFKGCNKLNTITINGTLSVTGTDATYTPFSGFIGYLTINGTGKIPNYLFKDCTSLTSVSIEGSISAIGSSAFYGCTGLTSVEISAVATIGASAFYGCTNLSYINLPSTVTTIGNKAFYNCSRITSISLPDSVASLGSYAFYGCSGITSKIVIPSTITIINNYVFYGCTGITSITLPNSITSISSYAFANCTGLTTVTIPSSVTSISTYVFNGCTSLQSVEFNGTSTVLSSYIFKNCNSLNSITINGKISVTGTDVTYAPFSGFSGNITINGTDQIPNYLFKDCTNLESVYIGGSITKIGSYAFYGCTMLSKITICDSVTSIGDYAFYGCAGITSITLPSSITLIGSYAFTNCTCLTTLTIPVSVTSIGTYSFSGCLNLQSIEFNGVSALLNSYAFKNCSNLRYLTINGSLFVNSGSAVPFYGISGNITINGTGSISDYLFTGCTGLTSISIEGSIASIGASSFKNCTGLTSVQMTNAVTAIGDSAFYGCTKITSIPLSNSIINIGSYAFYNCSGITSISIPSTVTIINNYAFYGCTGITSITLPSSITLIGSYAFTNCTGLTTITIPVSVTSIDTYSFSGCINLQSIEFNGVSTLLNSYAFNNCSNLRYITINGSLSVNSGSASPFYGINGNITINGTEKISDYLFTGCTGLTSISIEGAIVSIGASAFKNCTGLTSVQMTNAVTSIGDSAFYGCTKITSIQLSNSIIDISSYAFYNCSGITSISIPSTVTIINNYAFYGCTGITSITLPSSNTLIGSYTFTNCTGLTTITIPVSVTSIDTYSFSGCINLQSIEFNGVSTLLNSYAFNNCSNLRYITINGSLSVNSGSASPFYGINGNITINGTEKISDYLFTGCTGLTSISIEGAITSIGASAFKNCTGLTSVQMTNAVKSIGDSAFYGCTKITSIPLSNSIINIDSYAFYNCSSLTSITIPYSVTTISKYSFYNCVKLQFISIPYTVTTIESYAFSSCLGSTTNRIIIPKNIQFIGDSAFYRVMGVYYYPENSVALAASAFYTGVYAWTAIDETAPTVNVLNIETTTVPVCVTLSFTDNYSGVSYWMVTSDATIPTSWNNIANSVNSTVTWTTNTNGTYYAWAKDAYGNISDYKLFTVQI; translated from the coding sequence ATGAAGGCTATATTTAAGAAGGTGATTTCAAAATGGTGGATATCAGCAATAATTGTAATGTTATTGCTGATAGGTTCAAGTATCTGCCCAGACACTGCAAATGCAGCATCTACTACAATTCAGACTGGAGGTACTGATGGGACCTGGGTATATACACTTTCAAATGGTTACGCCACAAATGTTTATTGTACAACTTCCACTCTTAGAGGAACTGTTACTGTTCCAACTACTGTTGCAGGATATACTGTTATTAGTGTTGGCGGAGCTAGTTCATCATATCCAGTAATATCCAACTCTACAGCAAAGGCTAATGTATCTGGCATAGTAATACCGAGTACCGTAAAGACAATAAATAGCAGTGCATTCTATAAATTATCTGCATTAAACTATGTATCTTTAGGTAACACTGTAACTAGTATAGGTTCTAGTGCATTCTATCAATGTACTGGAATAACTTCGGTAGATATACCCAGTACTGTTACATCAATAGGGTCTTCTGCATTTTATGGATGCACAAATCTCTCATATATAAATCTTCCGTCTACAGTTAATACAATAGGTAATAATGCCTTTTATAATTGCTCTAGAATAACCTCAATATCGATTCCTAATTCAGTTACAAGTTTAGGGTCCTATGCTTTTTATGGATGCTCAGGAATAACTTCCAAAATAGTGATTCCAAGTACTATTAAAGTCATAAATAGCTATATTTTCTACGGATGCTCACAAATACGGTCTGTAACTTTGCCCGACTCAATTACCTCAATAGGTTCGTATGCATTTACTAATTGCACGAGCCTGACAACAATAACAATACCCAGTTTGGTAACCTCAATAGGTTCGTATGCATTTACTAATTGTACGGGCCTGACAACAATAACAATACCCAGTTCCGTAACCTCAATAGGTTCGTATGTGTTTAACGGATGTACAAGTCTTCAGTCGGTTGAATTTAACGGAACTTCCACAGCGTTAAATAGCTATATTTTTAAAGGCTGCAATAAATTAAACACTATTACAATAAACGGTACTCTTTCCGTAACTGGTACGGATGCTACATATACCCCGTTCTCAGGTTTTATTGGGTATCTTACAATAAATGGTACCGGCAAAATACCAAATTACCTATTTAAGGATTGTACTAGCTTGACATCAGTCAGCATTGAAGGTTCTATATCAGCAATAGGGTCTTCTGCATTCTATGGGTGCACGGGTTTAACTTCCGTAGAAATATCCGCAGTCGCAACAATTGGTGCTTCCGCATTTTATGGATGTACAAATCTCTCATATATAAATCTTCCGTCTACAGTTACTACAATAGGTAATAAAGCCTTTTATAATTGCTCTAGAATAACCTCAATATCGCTTCCGGATTCAGTTGCAAGTTTAGGGTCCTATGCTTTCTATGGATGCTCAGGTATAACTTCGAAAATAGTAATCCCAAGTACTATTACAATTATAAATAATTATGTTTTCTATGGATGTACAGGTATTACGTCAATTACGTTACCAAATTCCATTACATCAATAAGTTCCTACGCATTTGCTAATTGTACGGGTTTGACAACAGTAACAATACCTAGTTCTGTAACATCAATAAGTACATATGTGTTCAACGGATGTACAAGTCTTCAATCAGTTGAATTTAATGGAACTTCTACAGTGTTGAGTAGTTATATTTTTAAAAATTGTAACAGTTTAAATTCTATTACAATTAATGGGAAAATTTCAGTAACTGGTACAGATGTTACCTATGCACCGTTCTCTGGATTTAGTGGAAATATTACAATAAACGGTACTGATCAAATACCAAACTACCTATTTAAGGATTGTACCAATTTGGAATCAGTATACATTGGAGGTTCTATAACAAAAATAGGGTCTTATGCTTTTTATGGATGTACAATGCTAAGCAAAATTACAATTTGTGATTCAGTAACGTCAATTGGAGACTATGCCTTTTATGGATGTGCAGGAATAACGTCGATAACATTACCAAGTTCCATTACCTTGATAGGTTCCTATGCATTCACTAATTGTACCTGTTTGACAACACTAACAATACCTGTTTCTGTAACTTCAATAGGTACATATTCATTCAGCGGGTGCTTAAATCTTCAATCCATTGAATTTAATGGAGTATCTGCTTTGTTAAATAGCTATGCATTTAAAAATTGCAGCAATCTTCGATATTTAACAATAAACGGTTCGTTGTTCGTAAACTCAGGTAGTGCTGTACCGTTTTATGGAATAAGTGGAAATATTACAATAAACGGTACAGGAAGCATTTCTGATTACCTGTTTACTGGGTGTACAGGGTTGACATCGATAAGTATTGAAGGGTCGATAGCATCCATTGGAGCTTCGTCATTTAAGAACTGTACAGGATTAACCTCCGTACAAATGACTAATGCTGTCACAGCGATTGGTGACTCAGCATTCTATGGATGTACAAAAATAACGTCTATACCATTATCAAATTCTATAATAAATATAGGTTCCTATGCGTTTTATAATTGTTCGGGGATAACCTCAATATCAATTCCAAGTACGGTTACCATTATAAATAATTATGCTTTTTATGGATGCACAGGAATAACGTCGATAACATTACCAAGTTCCATTACCTTGATAGGTTCTTATGCATTCACTAATTGTACTGGGTTGACAACAATAACAATACCGGTTTCTGTAACTTCAATAGATACATATTCATTTAGCGGGTGTATAAATCTCCAGTCCATTGAATTTAATGGAGTATCTACTTTGTTAAATAGCTACGCATTTAACAATTGCAGTAATTTAAGATATATAACAATAAATGGTTCACTATCCGTAAACTCAGGCAGTGCTTCACCGTTTTATGGAATAAATGGGAATATTACAATAAACGGTACAGAAAAAATCTCAGATTACCTGTTTACTGGGTGTACAGGGTTGACATCGATAAGTATTGAAGGGGCGATAGTATCCATTGGAGCTTCAGCATTTAAGAACTGTACAGGATTAACCTCTGTACAAATGACTAATGCTGTCACATCGATTGGTGACTCAGCATTCTATGGATGTACAAAAATAACGTCAATACAATTATCAAATTCTATAATAGATATAAGTTCTTATGCATTTTATAATTGTTCGGGGATAACCTCAATATCAATTCCAAGTACGGTTACCATTATAAATAATTATGCTTTTTATGGATGCACAGGAATAACGTCGATAACATTACCAAGTTCCAATACCTTGATAGGTTCTTATACATTCACTAATTGTACTGGGTTGACAACAATAACAATACCGGTTTCTGTAACTTCAATAGATACATATTCATTTAGCGGGTGTATAAATCTCCAGTCCATTGAATTTAATGGAGTATCTACTTTGTTAAATAGCTACGCATTTAACAATTGCAGTAATTTAAGATATATAACAATAAATGGTTCACTATCCGTAAACTCAGGCAGCGCTTCACCGTTTTATGGAATAAATGGGAATATTACAATAAACGGTACAGAAAAAATCTCAGATTACCTGTTTACTGGGTGTACAGGGTTGACATCAATAAGTATTGAAGGGGCGATAACGTCCATTGGAGCTTCGGCATTTAAGAACTGTACAGGATTAACCTCTGTACAAATGACTAATGCTGTTAAATCAATTGGTGACTCAGCATTCTATGGATGTACAAAAATAACGTCTATACCATTATCAAATTCTATAATAAATATAGATTCCTATGCATTTTATAATTGTTCGAGTTTGACTTCAATAACAATACCTTATTCTGTAACAACAATCTCCAAATATTCATTTTATAATTGTGTGAAATTGCAATTTATATCAATTCCATATACAGTAACCACAATTGAAAGTTATGCATTTAGTTCATGTCTTGGCTCAACCACGAATAGAATCATCATTCCAAAGAATATACAATTTATAGGTGATTCCGCGTTCTATAGAGTCATGGGCGTTTATTATTACCCGGAGAATTCTGTTGCGTTAGCAGCATCAGCATTTTATACCGGAGTATATGCTTGGACTGCAATCGATGAAACAGCACCTACTGTAAATGTTTTAAATATAGAAACAACAACTGTGCCAGTTTGTGTAACATTATCATTCACGGATAATTATTCGGGCGTTTCATATTGGATGGTTACTTCTGACGCAACAATACCTACTTCATGGAATAATATTGCTAATAGTGTAAACTCAACAGTAACATGGACAACAAATACGAATGGAACATATTATGCATGGGCAAAAGATGCATACGGAAACATTTCCGATTATAAACTCTTTACAGTTCAAATATAA
- a CDS encoding VOC family protein: MFRAILQIYVKGSDEAFELYKKAFDANIGYQDVDENGIVIHRELDVCGQAIAVGEANDTTRAGGNKRLTGNTMQFCIQFGAGEDNRVRKAYEILQDGSEIITPFGELFFSPCGVELIDKYGVWWCLFI, from the coding sequence ATGTTTAGAGCAATACTTCAAATTTATGTCAAGGGAAGTGATGAGGCTTTCGAGTTATACAAGAAGGCGTTTGATGCAAATATAGGTTATCAGGACGTAGACGAAAATGGTATAGTTATCCATAGAGAACTTGACGTTTGCGGACAAGCCATTGCAGTTGGTGAAGCTAATGACACTACTCGTGCCGGAGGAAACAAAAGGCTTACTGGCAATACCATGCAGTTTTGTATTCAATTTGGAGCAGGTGAAGATAATCGGGTACGTAAAGCATATGAAATCTTGCAAGATGGTAGTGAAATTATTACTCCTTTTGGTGAACTGTTTTTCAGTCCATGTGGTGTAGAACTGATAGATAAGTACGGTGTATGGTGGTGCCTGTTCATATAA
- a CDS encoding helix-turn-helix domain-containing protein — protein sequence MFKLNNIYRPITAQPFLYDEYYTEIQPCEALKPYICCFWGTRKPYSDITSIKIKDKLVIPDTCMDIIFNINTDKNELDGFFAGLSDTTFIDKTKNVSSSMSCFAIRFYCWAVPLFSDKSMKHVLNSFVEVEDYFKNFKRDLYDILIRNQLFHDRADRVQQYLIKKINHDKQNNNIMNSVYKILKSKGTANISELAGFTAVSQRQLERLFLENIGVSPKKLSGLVRYQYLWQDILYNTNLNIHDSVCKYGYTDQSHLLNDFKKYHTLSTADARIFAYKNR from the coding sequence ATGTTTAAATTAAATAATATTTATCGACCAATTACTGCACAGCCGTTTTTATATGACGAATATTATACTGAAATTCAGCCATGTGAAGCACTAAAACCCTACATATGTTGTTTTTGGGGTACCCGGAAGCCTTACTCAGATATTACGTCAATCAAAATAAAAGACAAGCTTGTAATACCTGATACATGCATGGATATAATATTCAACATTAATACTGATAAAAATGAGTTGGATGGTTTTTTTGCAGGGCTAAGTGATACTACATTTATAGATAAGACAAAAAATGTTTCATCCTCAATGTCTTGCTTTGCCATTAGATTTTATTGTTGGGCTGTACCATTATTTTCTGATAAATCCATGAAACATGTTCTTAATTCATTCGTTGAAGTTGAGGACTACTTTAAAAACTTTAAGCGAGACTTGTATGATATACTGATTAGAAATCAATTATTTCATGATAGAGCGGATAGGGTTCAACAATACCTAATTAAGAAGATAAACCATGACAAACAGAACAATAATATAATGAATTCTGTATATAAAATTTTAAAATCTAAAGGTACAGCCAATATTTCGGAACTTGCCGGTTTCACGGCAGTAAGTCAAAGACAGCTTGAAAGGTTGTTTTTAGAGAATATAGGGGTTTCCCCAAAAAAGCTTTCAGGTCTTGTTCGTTACCAATACCTTTGGCAGGATATTTTATATAATACAAATTTAAATATTCACGATAGTGTCTGCAAATATGGGTATACAGACCAATCGCATTTACTTAATGATTTCAAAAAATATCACACCTTATCTACTGCAGATGCACGAATATTTGCATATAAAAACAGATGA